The nucleotide window AACTTTACCTGTCTGAAAATCAACCAACGTTTTATGTTTTCTATCGTTGCTACATCCAATCGATGTAATTGGCCACTCAGCTCAAGCGCAGCCAAAGCACAAAATGTTGTACCACCGTGCGCTTCACCCTCTAAATACTGACTGAAGCCGTTATCATAACGCTGCAAAAGGTGCATAAATGTTAGTGTAAAATTCGACTCTTTGCCACCAATAATTGTCTTACTATACAGCTGGTTATGAACTCAAACATTTTCTCCTTATCCACATTGCCCCAATAGTCGAGCATATGACATATGGCAGCGGCACAAAAAACGAAGCGCATATCGTTTTCACTGCCGTCGACGCAAGCGCTGAAACTACCATCTGGACGCTGTACCGCGGCGACACCTGAAACAGTAGTGTATTTACATGATGTTTTATTGGAATTAGTTGCGTGTATAAGAACTTACCATCGACAATGCTTTTTCGGTCTATGCGACTCAAATCATCACCAAGCGTAGCTAATATGCCAATACCGGTATATGTCATCGCAAGGTGTCCCCACTGATAGTTTTTGGCATTGGCCTGTAATTGCTCGTCATCGGAAATGATATTCACGCAACGTGAACCCTGAAATTACGAATTTGAAATTACGTGAatttaaaaagataaaataattatgtttataGTAATTTCTCCGATGATTGCTGTTGGCAATTTTTACAACACAATTAATTGATTGGCAATTTTTACAACACAATTAATTGATTGAAATACGATGTTTAACAAACTGTTTTTTACTGAATTGATAAGGAATATGATTACAGTAAAGGAAAGATAAGAAAAGTACActtttggtttcttttttacaattctCTTAAGTaattacaaacatacttatgattgttgtaaattataattataaattaaaaaatatacaaaatgtatTTGCGTAGTCTCTAAACAAATTATGACGGTTGACCTGATATTAATTCTAAATCCAAGCAAACTTAAAACATATAACCCAAATAAATTAGGAAccgtggctgttgttgttggaaaaatGCTGTGTAAACAAAGCACAGCGCTGTTAgcacaaaacaaacacaaactaCACGTACCTATAGATAACGTGCTGcgagaaaatatgtacatataaacatacgcatttatgtatatttgcaatCCCGCTCACCTGCCAGTCACTTTTGATTAATGACTATGCGCAATCGTAATATATTTACGTGTTTACCTGAAAGCCGCTGCAGTTTGGCTGTTTTTCCGGATTTGAAGTCACAAGGCCACCGTAAATCCATTCAATGACATCCTTTTGCATTTCTTTTGTAAGTAGTGGTAGCGAATTAAGTACATCCAATCCGCATACTGCGAAGAATGCAATGGTGCCTCTGGTGGAGTCGTGTGAAGCTAGACGGGCtggcaataaattcaaaaatctaacgaaaaattttgcatgtttttttAACAAAGCCGGTTCCTGCTTAACTCCCTCTATATTCAATGCATCGTGGGACATTTTCTTTCACTTATTATCGCTAAATAGTTATTGGAACGTGTTGCAATTAAATACTGGTTTACTGCTTGCTTTGCAGTAAATATTTCCACTGAAAGTCGTGCTCTTATGTAcgttatttatgtgtttatgaCTAATATCAAGTCAGCATAACCGtgaatttattattcatttattgaTAATCGCTTGTCGACGAGCAATGAGTAGTAATCTTCTACAACCAACGAACGTTTGTAGTTTGTTTTCTTTCGCAAATTCCACTTTACTTGCAGTTCGGCTGCTAatgaataagaaaataaattaactttttggtttATATGCTTTTTATAGCTATTCTGTGtcgttttatatttgtttataaatttcttgttGACTAGTCGGTAAAAAATGCACATATAAAATTATCAATTCGTTTTACTGGATAGAATGGAGCGAATTGTGCTATGCAGTGAAGAACAGCTGATCAGTGCAGAGTTGCATTGTGAGAAAACTATgagtaatgaaaaataaatacataacaaATGTTACTAAATTTGCTGATAACTTTTGGAAGAATGTTCATtgagtatataaatttattaatgtatTAAATGCTTCTTAAATATCAGTTAACTTTTAAAGCAATGCTCTTTGAGTATATAAactagtaatttttttaattttaaataaatatatcaatgaattttcacaaaaattaaatactttctacactgaaaaaaattagcttttcagcaattttcattATTGCTTCGTTTTCGAACGCATTATGTAAACTGTCAGTGGTCAGCTGTTTTATAACATTCCTTTGAATTACATTCACGCGATTCCCTTTACGTTTTGGttgattttataataataagttCTGTAAAAGATGAGGCTAACCCAGTTTTTGGCCACTAAACTAAAAAACTTCTCAAATTTTCCAAAGGAATACATTGAGAGAAGTAAAAAGCAGGTTAGTTTGTGTAATGTCATAGACGTGGCTAAACAGCATAATTACAATTCTTATACATAATTTGTCTTATCCATTATgctatttatacattttaaattaaaggtCTATTGGAAAACACCATCTGGTCTGCCAAATTACACACAACGCACGGTAGAGCGTAAGCGTTTTCGATATACAACGAATAGGCCATGGACAGGGCAGTTCAGACAGCAAAATATGCCCGGTACTATACGCAAAAAGGTCTTTCTGAATCCAGTGGGTAAGTAAAACTTGAAGCTCCAAGCAGTTGATGCAAATAGTAGTTTAactattccttttttttttatagatgaatggggtttcttccgtggtgatCGTGTTGAAGTGCTTGTCGGCAAAGATAAGGGTAAACAAGGAATTGTTACACAGGTTATACCCGAACGTAATTGGGTGATGGTGGAAGGTCTAAACTGGCATTATCGTACAGTGGGCGCTGAAGAAGGTTTTCCAGGCATATTAATCAAATCTGAATCGCCTTTAGATGTGAGTTTTTTCATAAGAAATCTTACGTTCCTAATAATAACGTTACATGTTATTTATTAGGTTACTAAAGATGTGCGATTAGTCGATCCCTCGGATTTGCAAGGCACAGAATTCGAATGGCGTTATACTGAAGAGGGTGAGAAGGTACGTGTATCCGCGCGCACTGGCCGCCTTATACCCATACCAGAAACGAACAATCAAACACACGATTATAAAACGCCCGGCGCATATATTGAACGCGAAAAGGATACAGCCGGTATTAAACCAGAAGAATGAAAAACTGTAAAGCgttttaaaaattctgttttttttgttgtatttttatagcCGCTGTTGTATCCGAAATAACTTTCCAACCTAAATTGTCCACATTTGAAATGGATATTATGGAAGAGATGGGCATTGAGGAAGAACGTATCCCAAAGAAGACCTACTGGTATTAAGTTTAACTACGTTTTTTAAGCAATGCTTTAATTtgttaacaaataaaaactataaatatacatatgttatgaaAAAGTGTTCTTACAACTACTGAAACAAATTGCGTTGGGCAAGCGTTTACTGCTATTTTCGAGCAGCGGTGAAAACCTCCTCGCGATGATCCCTTAATGTTTTAGCCAAATGACGCACCGTTTCCTCGGCCTTATCGAAATCATGCCGCAAAGTTTTGTTGAACATTTCATACAACCACGTCGAAGCCTTGGACGCATTACTCTCAAAGGAGATAAATACTTTACTTGTATGCTGATATCTGCGacgaaaatttatgaattattgttgattttattaaatttaatttgtgacATTACTCACCTTGCCAGATTCGCTATATCTGTAATCATGTAGGTGTTGCAATGCTTAACTGCCAGCAGCTGGCGATTGCTTATGTGCTTGATTTCCACATGTGGCAGCGCCAATTGCGCACACTCCACCGATATCAAAGCGGCCTGCAGTGCCGCACGGCATTCCAAAGCAAGTTGAATTTTGTGTTTCGGATCACTTGAAAGTAAAAATGGAACCTATATATTCGAAAAaccacattttttaaataaatcttacATTGCTTTAGCCAACTGTTGCCACTGCTGCAAAGCCTGTGTGGCCGAAGTGGCACTGGTGCGCAACAAAGTGCCGCATATACGCCATTGCTCCAAGGCGCTGCCTAATTTATCGCGCACATCACGCGCCGCCTCCAGCTGCGAGTCAAGGCTCTCCTCCAGTCGTGTCATGTACGTGCCGCCACTGATAAAGGCTGCAAGGCGTATAAAGCTTGGTGTAGttgttgtattgaaattttttttaacagcttACCTATAATGCCGTCGTGATGCACATATAGTTCATTTAATTCGTTGTAGCTTTCCGTTAACGTTTTCAGTCGCACCTTTGTGTGTTCCAGTATTTCGGTATAGTAACGGATGGACGTTAGATAAAGCGCAGATTCACTGAGGCTCGCAAAGAAATCCTCATGTGTGGAAGCCTTATTTACATCGCCAACAACACCCAAATTTATGGCCAGCTGGCAAAATATATACTAGGTAAtgaatttttgaagtatttatgttactatttcacttttttctctACATTTTCgttataatatttcataatttgtttTATGTCTTGAAAGTCATTACATTTGTCTAGTcatgcatgtaaaaattttcccaTACAACACTTTTGCGCATAGTATTTAGTAATATATCCCCTTTACTCGCCCTAAAATAAACGTAACTTATACCTATAATTTCTTAAAGTGTCCAAGTAAGTTAATCACTGTTGGCATTTAGTTGTAATAAACAAGTTtgacagggcgtatgagtaacgaaGTACAATTCAGACAATACTGTACAAAATATTAGCAACAACATTGATTTCTATAAAACGAAAATGGAATCACTATTAGATGCGAGTATACTGTACACATAATTATCTCACAGAATGGATAGAGCACTTGAAGTCCTGTAACCtttccaccggtgtgagtaagctttggacTACTGTCAAGGCATTTTATAATTCGAAGATACATGTTGACCGAgttgaaattcaattcaatgACCATACCTCTTCGGActcgaagaagtgcgcgagctattttagccggcaattTATACTGCCGccttcggtagacaaaaccAAACGATGTGTTACCCGATGGCTGCGGCAAATGCGTCAGGAACAAGACAAAATCCGTTgaccctgatggaatcaacatgctggtgctaaagcatctaggccCGACGGGAGTAGGTTACCttaccaaggtcctcaaccttttgctgaccactcttcaaatacccaatgtgtggaaaatcggaatAGTGGCCCCACTACTGAAaactgggaaacccgccaacagaGGGGAGTCCTATCGCCCAATCCTTTCTCCTCACCTGACCCTAGCATACCACCAGCATGTCTTCCGAAGAGTACacaaacgcccagatagttcgaGGCCTTAACCCTGCGAGAGAACGATCATCgaagcgttggacttgtcaaaagcctttgacacagtcaatcacACATCGCTACTTGAGGACATCGATAAAACTACGCTCCATCCAGTACTGAAAAGGTGGACCATAAACTACCTACTATTTCGAGGTAAAAACTCAAAACTCAGAAGACTTGAACaaggggttccgcagggtggtgtcctctccccgctatTTCGACTGCCAATAATCCTCAAATTTTAAATGTGACTTTTGACAGTCTGTGCACCTTCACTTCTCATACGACaacgattatcgccaaagtacacaGCCGCAACAAAATCGTCCAaccgctagccggcagcacgtTTCCCCctgacaaagaaacgttgttggcaacttagaAGGCAAAAGGCCGACCGATTCTTAACTACGCCTTACCAATAAGGTCGCCTCGATGCAGTGAAACGAAGTCGAGGAAGATCCAAACTACGACAGGAAGCCTTTTGATGTTTCCTATCGAGCACCTGCATAGTGAGAtccgtatgctcccagttaaggagcataatgaactcctttTTTAAGCACTTTCTACTGAagtgctttcgcagaaatcaatGACCTACCAATTTTTCGGTCGGATCAAAATTCGAATTTGCTAGGCAAAAAATGACTAAAATTTTgggtagattttttttttacaacactGTACGTCCGGTTGTTGGTCATTTACCCCAAACTCCGCAAATGTTAATAATTAGCCCCCTCGTtaggacaacaacaacagcaaacaagtAAACCGATTTTCGAGAAATTACCTAATATTACAATTCATGGACAAGTAATTCAAAACAAGCAAAGATAACAACAACTAACGCCTACAATTAATCAAATTACTACAGGAAGGAAGTACGAACGCGCTCCAAATGAGTCGCCACTTTGCACGTGTACACATGCAAACGACGCCGGGGGGTTAAACTACGAGGTGGTGGCTGAAGCTCATTTGGCCACACGAgaacatacttaaatatacaagtatattgatGTATTTTCGTTATTATGTCTGTACATATACCCGCATATTGAACCACAGAGGAGTTACAGAGGAGGCGTGTTTACAACTAAAGCGGTGAAAGGCTTTATGAGCTTTTAAGGGTTTGTTTAGCAAAGGCTTTATGAGCTTTTAAGGGTTTGTTTAGCAAAGGTCTGGATGGAAAAGTATTTAGTGGTTTAAATACAGTTTTGTCAAAGAAATTACTTTTCATGACGTTATCTTGGGATACTGAATACTAAATCCTTCCAGTTGGCGAGCTTACCGTCCAACATTGGCTGGAAATTCAAGTACGTGGTCAGTGCCgaagattttctttatttaatccCGAATACTAGTATTTGCGTGGCGCATAGTTTTCAACGAAGGACGTGAAGTTATCGAAAAGTTGCCTCAATTGAGTCCACCCACCTCTGTTAATGTCagtaacatcgaaaaagttaaagaaatgaTGCGTCAATGTCGTCCCTTTGATATCAGGGAGGTCACAGAGGATCTcaatatctcttatggatcggCACAGCACATTTTGGCTAATGTTTTGTGCATGAAGCGGGTCAATACAAGACTCACACTGATCTGAAGCTTTGGAAAAACGACACCGAGTAGAGGGCGCAAAGGTTCACAATGAGGTCGTTCCAGAGGGTCAAACGGTCAATATGGAAtactcttcttctttaatggcgaaGACAGCGCTATATATGCACTATggggttatagccgagttaacaacaacgcgtgagtcgtgtcttcctttcgcaatttggcgccattcgagataccaagtgcaaccAGGTCCCTCTTcatctgatctctccaacggattGAAGATCTTTCTCTTCTACTCCTTCCCCCCGGtgctgcgtcaaatactttcagagctggattggtttcatccatacggacgacatgacctagtcagcgtaaCCGATTGAGAGAGGACtgtacttctcaattgcctactcagtccgaagttaTTCTGCTTCGGATTTCGAGGCTAAACCTCTCTCTTCATTCCTTCCGACGAAAGAAGTTCTAGTTTCATATTGAGaaagaaatcaaagaaaaaagaagCTTTTGCTTAAAGAACTTTTCGGAATAGCAGTTGCCATACTGACCGGAAAAATAGTGGCTTGCTATTAAAACCCCGAAAACCCCCGATCCCCCTTTTCACACAAAAACCTTCTGGAATCGTCATAATCCACACTAAAACCCTCCCGCAATACTTCGGTACTACTCTACCAGTTCAGTAACCCCCCAGAATATGTAATTGGGTGTTTTAAGTGACAGTTTGGTATTTGTGTTTACAACTCACATTAGCCAAATCTTGGGTGGGTGTATTGGCCACAATGCTGTTATTAGCTTGTCGTGCCGCACCGCCTACGCCATTTGTTGTGGCGCCATTTCCGCGTAGTAATGCACCTCTGTTTGCCTTTGATGTCGCTGTTGTGGCTGCAGTAACGCTCAGCGGTTGCAAGGGCGGTTGGTGAATAGGCGGCGGTGTTGTTGCATCGATCTCATTCAACGTCAATATTTCACTATTCATTTGCTGTCtgtattggtgttgttgtggttgttgctgctgctgttgcaatGCGCCGTTATTTTGTGGGTTCAAGGCCATATCTACGGTGTCAACACCGAGCAAAGAATCGCGTTGCGACTGCAAGTGCTCCACCCAAGCTTCGGCGGTGGCCATACGCGGGCCCGGACAAGTGGCTTCGAGCTTGCTGATGCGTTCGTCCAAACGCACAAATTCCTCGATGACGGCAGCGGGATCCTATATGCGGAATGAGATGGGAAAATCTGGGTTTTTCGGAAACTTTAGTTGCCTCGCGCTCGATATTTACCATGTCGCCTTGCTGCCAACGCTCCAGGCTCTGTATGGGCTCTTCAATTACGCTGTTCGTGTCCATCGATGAACCACATCCCATCATTTGTGCGACGATATTAGGGGAAAATGCATATTTGCACTTAAGGCTTGTCGCAAGTAAACATTagaaaatacgatttttttaactgaaaatttgCAATTCCGTTTAGTCTTTATTTAGTTAGAGTCTCTAAATTAATTGCTgcacataaatttgtatatgtcctcgtgtatgtatgtatgcatgcactgtgttctattttttataaattatatctaATTTTCCATCTTTGCAATTAGTGCATTTTACGGTTTTCCACACGCTATTCCGCCGTTGTTCGATTCACTTGTCACTCGCGACACCGTCAATTTCTGAATGAAATTCATTTGCATGCTTGGCTACTGGTTCACCCACCAAATGTTGAATAGTTCGTTGAGCCTTTGTCTAATCCgtcaatgcttcaatttttttgtatttacttacaattacaaaaacaagaaaacaaatgTATGTGCAGCTGGTTGACATACAGATATGAAAATAAGTACAAACTATTTATCCTGGCGGAAATTTTCCCATATTCCGCTACAACTAGCCCGGTGGGAAAATTCGGTTAGTTTAGGTATTCGTGAGACCACTTGTACTGCTAGTTACGCTTATCCGTGGTGATGCCCAGAACTCTTATGTACGGATCAAAGTATTTAAAAGACCTCCGTATATCTAGTGTAGCcaagtctttccaacggagtgggggtattcctctttctctgcttccctcggcggatATTCGCGGTTGCCTATGCACAAAACACCGTAGGTCTTCCGAATCTTTCTCTAGAAAACTCGTAAATCAGAataatcagatgttgtcatcgtccaagcctctgtaccATAAAGCAgggcgggaataatgagtgacttatagagtttggtctttgtttgtcgagagaggactttgcatcttaattgcctacttagtccaaagaagcacctgttggcaagagatgttctgcgttggatttcgaggctaacattgttgttggtgttgatgctggttccaagatagacgaaattatctacgacttcgaagttatgacggTAAACAgtaacgtgggagccaagtcgcgagtagaacgactgtttgtttgatgacaggagattttcgtcttgccctcgttcactaccattTACTACGCGtctttatccattctggagaaagctaAGTTAACTGGGCGGttgttgaagttgttgttgtctctcattcgaggctgttttcttcttttaattgtTAGTTTTTAACGTGGctggtctcaaacccagcgcacgcCTTCTCGCTTTAGGTCGCCTTCATACGCATGTTGTTTTGGCTACCtaaaggatacttggtctaagaccagaagtcatgagctgcttgagccatatgtaaaataatcgttatcACTTCTAAGTGAATGcgctcaaagaactttcctcatttgcatGGACTTCTACACATAGCTCCATTCTCTCTACCCCCTatgtattcttaaaatttaagtCTATGTATTTACTGTTCTTCCCATAGTTAAGTTCGGAAACCTAAGAGATACTATATCTGGTATTAATCCCGAAAGAAAGCTTCAGTGATGCTTCTAAGAGCCTTTCGCAAGGTTAATTAATGTTGGGATATGGAAATTTCgggctggatttcaatagaagGAAAATTTTAGCGTAATAATCTTAATTTTAGCAACATAATTCATGGAGCACTGctagatatttttaaaaattctttggaaCCTGATAATTAATGTTGGGTATATTATCGAGTTAAGACCAACCTCTCGGAAGTTTTTCTTTTCGCGGATACTTACAGCAGCAGAGAGTGATTTTATGATATATACAGAGAAAGAAGCAAGCAGAAAAAATTTTCTACAGGGTATTATTAAGATGACTGCTTGATTGTCTGTAGTACTTTAAGTACAGTAGAAGTAATATTCCaagaaaaagtgaaagaatataTGTGATGTTTTACagttacatattttcaaatagacTAATAAGACCTTTTAATAATGTTATGTAGTTATTGTGGTTTCCCAAAAGGAAATTATTTTTGGTTGGTACGtggtatgacagttatatggtATATTGATTGGATCTGcactatattttcaaataaaagaggTTTTCCATGCAGAGACTTGGTTTTGagcgattagtttgtatggcagctatatgctacagtgctTCGATATCTGCGGTTCCAAAAAGTAAGCAGAATCTGAGGGTAGAAAAGACAcctgcaaaattttagatcgacgAAGTACTTTCCGTATTTATAGACAGACAGTCAGACGGGCAAGGCATCGACTGAGCTCATCACGCtgatgatttttatatatacgatATAGGGTCTTCGAAATTTCCTTCTCTATGAGACAaacttaatatttgttgttcaggctataaaaatcaaaaaatgttcgaTTAATCCTGGAGCGCACCTTCCATGGCATTAGTTAAACTGTCGCCACGCTCTGCAGTTCAAGTGTGTTCATTCAATTTTGTGACGAGTCCTTTTAAAAGTTGTGTATATGGTTCAATACTAAATGAATTTGTGTTATTGGCATTTActtgtacttatatgtatatatgcatacttatgtacgaAAACATagcataaaatgcatatttgttattgcttttgtgttatatacatttattgctTACTGTAATCTCACAAGTTGTGCAATAGTTGTTGTAATTCTTCAAGTAACCCTTGAAATAAATACCAACTTGTTCTTTAGGTACTTGTTTGAGCGATCCTTGAAAGCTTTTCATTGCAGATCATAagcaagaaatgtaaaaataacGGTATTTGATTATCTATCTGTATGTATCGGAAGGTATGGTTACCATTTGAGATGATTTTGGCGTAATAacgaattattaaaattgaaatccCTCTCGAAGGgtcaatgtatatttttaagccTCAAGGACCAAACATTTATGTGCGATCGATATTGGAGTAAAATATAAGAATTAAATATTGATAAGCTAATCAATTAGCTTTGTATTTCTGATTTTACCCATTCAAAAATTATCAAACTTTTCTAGAACAAAAATTCTTGGGGTCATAACCTATTAAGAATAGATTTTATAATGATAATGATCGATTGATGAACAGTACAATAAACAATAACCGCAGTATGTATTGCTATAACATTGAGGGGGTAACTGTACATATgtcttcatataaaaatatttattatatattgtcGTAATTTTCCGTAAGaaaatgtatgtgtacatacgtGTAgcagtgtatacatatataatatatgtatattagggtgagccaaaaacTAATCTAACGAATTCGTGGCTTAAAATAATCAACATACATATCTGCAGAAGAATATCCCtgcaggaaaaaattttaagctttcaAAGTTTTtcgtataaatataaatgctttcatattaatataaatataagaatttttgatttggcaaaattttttaatttttaattttgaaaaaaaaaaatttagaaaatttaaggattattttttagtatttttttaaactttttttaattttaattttgaaaaaaaaaaacttttgggaaattttatgccatacaagaattttttttcaatttatttattataaacaattataaaataacggtattttaaagaaattaaaggtTTTTGAAGGTGCGCTATGGTCCATTAATGTCcaacaagatttttttttttcaatttattcattataaaaggttaaaaaaaactttgaaaagaaAGAAACTTTGAAGGAGTTTTGAAAGCTCACcaacatattttctaaatacataaataattttttttacaaaattttatggccaacattttttgttttttcaatttattattataaaagtttaaaagaattttgaaagGAAGGAACTTCGAAAGCTCaccaatatattttaaaatttttagcaaaaaacttctccttacagttatattttttgtctGTATACTCATATACGTTAATTTTTACACacaaattcattattatttttttttgacccaccctaatgtattgCATATGTATAACGAAATTACTCAAACTTCACACTCTGTTTATCAAAGTCCCTTGAAAAATCATCATCGACAATTAATCAAATGCCTCAGCTAAtttgacgttgttgttgctttcggcTTAGCACGTCCTTGACTTATCCTTTTACTGGAAATTTTTCTTACTACGCTAGGTTAGAGATACATAAGCAGTTGTTTTGTTTAGAAATCatcatgtgtacatatgtatgtatgtgtatgtggatATTTAGATTAGCTAATTTCATTAAGTCACTAAAAATATGGAATTTAATTTCTGGTGACTTGGCAAACTTCTACACCGAATACCTAATTG belongs to Bactrocera dorsalis isolate Fly_Bdor chromosome 1, ASM2337382v1, whole genome shotgun sequence and includes:
- the LOC105233303 gene encoding geranylgeranyl transferase type-1 subunit beta, whose amino-acid sequence is MSHDALNIEGVKQEPALLKKHAKFFVRFLNLLPARLASHDSTRGTIAFFAVCGLDVLNSLPLLTKEMQKDVIEWIYGGLVTSNPEKQPNCSGFQGSRCVNIISDDEQLQANAKNYQWGHLAMTYTGIGILATLGDDLSRIDRKSIVDGVAAVQRPDGSFSACVDGSENDMRFVFCAAAICHMLDYWGNVDKEKMFEFITSCIRYDNGFSQYLEGEAHGGTTFCALAALELSGQLHRLDVATIENIKRWLIFRQVNGFQGRPNKAVDTCYSFWIGAALRILGAFELIDYEENRAYIMETQDSIVGGFSKWPQSTTDPFHTYFGLCGLSFMNEPGLSAVMPSLNISMRAYNRLKQLHAQWQVESTDDRFVSNNKSASSKLNSDENSTSVTSPLIEAQ
- the LOC105233300 gene encoding probable 39S ribosomal protein L24, mitochondrial, with the protein product MRLTQFLATKLKNFSNFPKEYIERSKKQVYWKTPSGLPNYTQRTVERKRFRYTTNRPWTGQFRQQNMPGTIRKKVFLNPVDEWGFFRGDRVEVLVGKDKGKQGIVTQVIPERNWVMVEGLNWHYRTVGAEEGFPGILIKSESPLDVTKDVRLVDPSDLQGTEFEWRYTEEGEKVRVSARTGRLIPIPETNNQTHDYKTPGAYIEREKDTAAAVVSEITFQPKLSTFEMDIMEEMGIEEERIPKKTYWY
- the LOC105233301 gene encoding uncharacterized protein LOC105233301 isoform X1, which gives rise to MMGCGSSMDTNSVIEEPIQSLERWQQGDMDPAAVIEEFVRLDERISKLEATCPGPRMATAEAWVEHLQSQRDSLLGVDTVDMALNPQNNGALQQQQQQPQQHQYRQQMNSEILTLNEIDATTPPPIHQPPLQPLSVTAATTATSKANRGALLRGNGATTNGVGGAARQANNSIVANTPTQDLANYIFCQLAINLGVVGDVNKASTHEDFFASLSESALYLTSIRYYTEILEHTKVRLKTLTESYNELNELYVHHDGIIAFISGGTYMTRLEESLDSQLEAARDVRDKLGSALEQWRICGTLLRTSATSATQALQQWQQLAKAIDPKHKIQLALECRAALQAALISVECAQLALPHVEIKHISNRQLLAVKHCNTYMITDIANLARYQHTSKVFISFESNASKASTWLYEMFNKTLRHDFDKAEETVRHLAKTLRDHREEVFTAARK
- the LOC105233301 gene encoding uncharacterized protein LOC105233301 isoform X2; translation: MMGCGSSMDTNSVIEEPIQSLERWQQGDMDPAAVIEEFVRLDERISKLEATCPGPRMATAEAWVEHLQSQRDSLLGVDTVDMALNPQNNGALQQQQQQPQQHQYRQQMNSEILTLNEIDATTPPPIHQPPLQPLSVTAATTATSKANRGALLRGNGATTNGVGGAARQANNSIVANTPTQDLANLAINLGVVGDVNKASTHEDFFASLSESALYLTSIRYYTEILEHTKVRLKTLTESYNELNELYVHHDGIIAFISGGTYMTRLEESLDSQLEAARDVRDKLGSALEQWRICGTLLRTSATSATQALQQWQQLAKAIDPKHKIQLALECRAALQAALISVECAQLALPHVEIKHISNRQLLAVKHCNTYMITDIANLARYQHTSKVFISFESNASKASTWLYEMFNKTLRHDFDKAEETVRHLAKTLRDHREEVFTAARK
- the LOC105233301 gene encoding uncharacterized protein LOC105233301 isoform X3; the encoded protein is MMGCGSSMDTNSVIEEPIQSLERWQQGDMDPAAVIEEFVRLDERISKLEATCPGPRMATAEAWVEHLQSQRDSLLGVDTVDMALNPQNNGALQQQQQQPQQHQYRQQMNSEILTLNEIDATTPPPIHQPPLQPLSVTAATTATSKANRGALLRGNGATTNGVGGAARQANNSIVANTPTQDLANYIFCQLAINLGVVGDVNKASTHEDFFASLSESALYLTSIRYYTEILEHTKVRLKTLTESYNELNELYVHHDGIIAFISGGTYMTRLEESLDSQLEAARDVRDKLGSALEQWRICGTLLRTSATSATQALQQWQQLAKAIDPKHKIQLALECRAALQAALISVECAQLALPHVEIKHISNRQLLAVKHCNTYMITDIANLARPRKRCVIWLKH